One Monomorium pharaonis isolate MP-MQ-018 unplaced genomic scaffold, ASM1337386v2 scaffold_376, whole genome shotgun sequence DNA segment encodes these proteins:
- the LOC105833062 gene encoding nuclear pore complex protein Nup58 isoform X1 — MAFTFGTPTVTSASTGFGFQKPATGFGNTSFGTPTTTSSTLTFGTLSTPTTSIGLNFGFGTPPTSTLAQCSGNLLLGSNTATTTTAPSLFSTPTTSAPVFTGLSFGAPTTTNTLTFGATSNTTATGNLTFGTATTNTSLFGSGTGTTLLGAKPTTALTTTTSTSKGLGGLDVSVSNKGLSQGSSSSTAAKENLLPNELMQTIDKFKEFVKIQKGLSSDIARGSARPLNRCAEDTASLMEMLSTLSGSVQRDRSSADKLKQDTAKALQSAEIAQRTHDTPPGLQYENNTPLQFFMELAESFEQDLMLFRSQIETTEKHIQTMMAPRTLTPQELTATMSKLHESLVAVAGRLQSVHAKVQQQKEQYLNFRKYVLKDNTNVFDNIKENNKSNRSSISRITSGPTPFGPGNKNFLSSTTLNPNRPAGYETRNPLVWESSTPIPSATNIAMGSTTKPPTASLNFNTPINLTAPLPVNGTSSNFQLQKPPVGNKRGKH; from the exons ATGGCGTTTACATTCGGGACTCCAACGGTCACTTCTGCCAGTACGGGTTTCGGATttcaaaa GCCGGCGACAGGTTTCGGTAATACGTCGTTCGGTACTCCGACCACAACGTCCAGTACGTTAACGTTTGGAACTCTGTCCACTCCGACAACGTCTATAGGTCTTAACTTTGGATTTGGTACCCCACCAACCTCCACACTAGCACAATGTAGCGGAAATCTGCTTCTGGGATCCAATACAGCTACTACAACCACTGCTCCCAGTTTATTTTCCACTCCTACCACATCTGCGCCTGTATTTACGGGTCTCAGTTTTGGTGCACCAACTACGACAAATACTCTCACATTTGGTGCCACGTCTAACACAACAGCAACAGGAAATTTAACTTTTGGTACAGCCACTACTAACA CTTCTTTGTTTGGATCTGGAACTGGTACCACTTTATTGGGTGCTAAGCCAACAACAGCTCTTACTACTACAACTAGTACTAGTAAAGGACTAGGTGGTTTAGATGTTTCTGTCAGTAATAAGGGACTTTCTCAAGGAAGTAGTAGTTCAACAGCAGCTAAGGAGAATTTATTGCCAAACGAGCTCATGCAAACTATAGACAAATTCAA GGAgtttgtaaaaatacaaaaaggcCTATCGTCAGATATTGCAAGAGGGTCGGCGAGACCGTTGAATCGATGCGCAGAAGATACAGCATCTCTTATGGAAATGTTGTCCACTTTATCTGGCTCAGTGCAACGGGATCGTTCTTCGGCTGACAAGCTGAAGCAAGATACTGCGAAGGCATTGCAAAGCGCTGAGATAGCTCAAAGAACACATGATACACCGCCAGGGTTGCAATACGAAAATAATACACCCTTGCAATTCTTTATGGAATTAGCTGAAAGCTTCGAACAAGATTTGATGTTATTTAGATCACAAATTGAGACAACTGAGAAACACATACAAACTATGATGGCACCAAGAACATTAACGCCACAag aattgaCAGCAACCATGAGTAAACTTCACGAGTCTTTAGTCGCAGTCGCTGGCCGATTACAGAGTGTACACGCTAAAGTACAGCAACAGAAGGAACAGTATctcaattttagaaaatatgtatTGAAGGATAACACCAATGTTTTCGATAATATCAAGgagaataataaatctaatcgAAGCAGCATCAGCAGGATCACAAGTGGTCCCACTCCTTTCGGACCAg gaaataaaaactttttgtcCTCGACAACATTAAACCCGAACCGGCCAGCGGGTTACGAAACACGAAATCCTTTAG TTTGGGAAAGTTCAACACCAATACCATCAGCTACTAACATTGCTATGGGCTCGACCACGAAACCACCAACAgcaagtttaaattttaacacgcCTATTAATTTGACCGCACCATTACCAGTAAACGGAACCAGTTCAAACTTTCAACTTCAAAAGCCTCCCGTTGGTAACAAACGAGGAAAGCACTAA
- the LOC105833062 gene encoding nuclear pore complex protein Nup58 isoform X2 has translation MAFTFGTPTVTSASTGFGFQKPATGFGNTSFGTPTTTSSTLTFGTLSTPTTSIGLNFGFGTPPTSTLAQCSGNLLLGSNTATTTTAPSLFSTPTTSAPVFTGLSFGAPTTTNTLTFGATSNTTATGNLTFGTATTNTSLFGSGTGTTLLGAKPTTALTTTTSTSKGLGGLDVSVSNKGLSQGSSSSTAAKENLLPNELMQTIDKFKEFVKIQKGLSSDIARGSARPLNRCAEDTASLMEMLSTLSGSVQRDRSSADKLKQDTAKALQSAEIAQRTHDTPPGLQYENNTPLQFFMELAESFEQDLMLFRSQIETTEKHIQTMMAPRTLTPQELTATMSKLHESLVAVAGRLQSVHAKVQQQKEQYLNFRKYVLKDNTNVFDNIKENNKSNRSSISRITSGPTPFGPVWESSTPIPSATNIAMGSTTKPPTASLNFNTPINLTAPLPVNGTSSNFQLQKPPVGNKRGKH, from the exons ATGGCGTTTACATTCGGGACTCCAACGGTCACTTCTGCCAGTACGGGTTTCGGATttcaaaa GCCGGCGACAGGTTTCGGTAATACGTCGTTCGGTACTCCGACCACAACGTCCAGTACGTTAACGTTTGGAACTCTGTCCACTCCGACAACGTCTATAGGTCTTAACTTTGGATTTGGTACCCCACCAACCTCCACACTAGCACAATGTAGCGGAAATCTGCTTCTGGGATCCAATACAGCTACTACAACCACTGCTCCCAGTTTATTTTCCACTCCTACCACATCTGCGCCTGTATTTACGGGTCTCAGTTTTGGTGCACCAACTACGACAAATACTCTCACATTTGGTGCCACGTCTAACACAACAGCAACAGGAAATTTAACTTTTGGTACAGCCACTACTAACA CTTCTTTGTTTGGATCTGGAACTGGTACCACTTTATTGGGTGCTAAGCCAACAACAGCTCTTACTACTACAACTAGTACTAGTAAAGGACTAGGTGGTTTAGATGTTTCTGTCAGTAATAAGGGACTTTCTCAAGGAAGTAGTAGTTCAACAGCAGCTAAGGAGAATTTATTGCCAAACGAGCTCATGCAAACTATAGACAAATTCAA GGAgtttgtaaaaatacaaaaaggcCTATCGTCAGATATTGCAAGAGGGTCGGCGAGACCGTTGAATCGATGCGCAGAAGATACAGCATCTCTTATGGAAATGTTGTCCACTTTATCTGGCTCAGTGCAACGGGATCGTTCTTCGGCTGACAAGCTGAAGCAAGATACTGCGAAGGCATTGCAAAGCGCTGAGATAGCTCAAAGAACACATGATACACCGCCAGGGTTGCAATACGAAAATAATACACCCTTGCAATTCTTTATGGAATTAGCTGAAAGCTTCGAACAAGATTTGATGTTATTTAGATCACAAATTGAGACAACTGAGAAACACATACAAACTATGATGGCACCAAGAACATTAACGCCACAag aattgaCAGCAACCATGAGTAAACTTCACGAGTCTTTAGTCGCAGTCGCTGGCCGATTACAGAGTGTACACGCTAAAGTACAGCAACAGAAGGAACAGTATctcaattttagaaaatatgtatTGAAGGATAACACCAATGTTTTCGATAATATCAAGgagaataataaatctaatcgAAGCAGCATCAGCAGGATCACAAGTGGTCCCACTCCTTTCGGACCAg TTTGGGAAAGTTCAACACCAATACCATCAGCTACTAACATTGCTATGGGCTCGACCACGAAACCACCAACAgcaagtttaaattttaacacgcCTATTAATTTGACCGCACCATTACCAGTAAACGGAACCAGTTCAAACTTTCAACTTCAAAAGCCTCCCGTTGGTAACAAACGAGGAAAGCACTAA
- the LOC105833062 gene encoding nuclear pore complex protein Nup58 isoform X3, translated as MAFTFGTPTVTSASTGFGFQKPATGFGNTSFGTPTTTSSTLTFGTLSTPTTSIGLNFGFGTPPTSTLAQCSGNLLLGSNTATTTTAPSLFSTPTTSAPVFTGLSFGAPTTTNTLTFGATSNTTATGNLTFGTATTNTSLFGSGTGTTLLGAKPTTALTTTTSTSKGLGGLDVSVSNKGLSQGSSSSTAAKENLLPNELMQTIDKFKEFVKIQKGLSSDIARGSARPLNRCAEDTASLMEMLSTLSGSVQRDRSSADKLKQDTAKALQSAEIAQRTHDTPPGLQYENNTPLQFFMELAESFEQDLMLFRSQIETTEKHIQTMMAPRTLTPQELTATMSKLHESLVAVAGRLQSVHAKVQQQKEQYLNFRKYVLKDNTNVFDNIKENNKSNRSSISRITSGPTPFGPGNKNFLSSTTLNPNRPAGYETRNPLGKKIGAVI; from the exons ATGGCGTTTACATTCGGGACTCCAACGGTCACTTCTGCCAGTACGGGTTTCGGATttcaaaa GCCGGCGACAGGTTTCGGTAATACGTCGTTCGGTACTCCGACCACAACGTCCAGTACGTTAACGTTTGGAACTCTGTCCACTCCGACAACGTCTATAGGTCTTAACTTTGGATTTGGTACCCCACCAACCTCCACACTAGCACAATGTAGCGGAAATCTGCTTCTGGGATCCAATACAGCTACTACAACCACTGCTCCCAGTTTATTTTCCACTCCTACCACATCTGCGCCTGTATTTACGGGTCTCAGTTTTGGTGCACCAACTACGACAAATACTCTCACATTTGGTGCCACGTCTAACACAACAGCAACAGGAAATTTAACTTTTGGTACAGCCACTACTAACA CTTCTTTGTTTGGATCTGGAACTGGTACCACTTTATTGGGTGCTAAGCCAACAACAGCTCTTACTACTACAACTAGTACTAGTAAAGGACTAGGTGGTTTAGATGTTTCTGTCAGTAATAAGGGACTTTCTCAAGGAAGTAGTAGTTCAACAGCAGCTAAGGAGAATTTATTGCCAAACGAGCTCATGCAAACTATAGACAAATTCAA GGAgtttgtaaaaatacaaaaaggcCTATCGTCAGATATTGCAAGAGGGTCGGCGAGACCGTTGAATCGATGCGCAGAAGATACAGCATCTCTTATGGAAATGTTGTCCACTTTATCTGGCTCAGTGCAACGGGATCGTTCTTCGGCTGACAAGCTGAAGCAAGATACTGCGAAGGCATTGCAAAGCGCTGAGATAGCTCAAAGAACACATGATACACCGCCAGGGTTGCAATACGAAAATAATACACCCTTGCAATTCTTTATGGAATTAGCTGAAAGCTTCGAACAAGATTTGATGTTATTTAGATCACAAATTGAGACAACTGAGAAACACATACAAACTATGATGGCACCAAGAACATTAACGCCACAag aattgaCAGCAACCATGAGTAAACTTCACGAGTCTTTAGTCGCAGTCGCTGGCCGATTACAGAGTGTACACGCTAAAGTACAGCAACAGAAGGAACAGTATctcaattttagaaaatatgtatTGAAGGATAACACCAATGTTTTCGATAATATCAAGgagaataataaatctaatcgAAGCAGCATCAGCAGGATCACAAGTGGTCCCACTCCTTTCGGACCAg gaaataaaaactttttgtcCTCGACAACATTAAACCCGAACCGGCCAGCGGGTTACGAAACACGAAATCCTTTAG GAAAAAAAATAGGGgctgtaatttaa
- the LOC105833062 gene encoding nuclear pore complex protein Nup58 isoform X4 has product MAFTFGTPTVTSASTGFGFQKPATGFGNTSFGTPTTTSSTLTFGTLSTPTTSIGLNFGFGTPPTSTLAQCSGNLLLGSNTATTTTAPSLFSTPTTSAPVFTGLSFGAPTTTNTLTFGATSNTTATGNLTFGTATTNTSLFGSGTGTTLLGAKPTTALTTTTSTSKGLGGLDVSVSNKGLSQGSSSSTAAKENLLPNELMQTIDKFKEFVKIQKGLSSDIARGSARPLNRCAEDTASLMEMLSTLSGSVQRDRSSADKLKQDTAKALQSAEIAQRTHDTPPGLQYENNTPLQFFMELAESFEQDLMLFRSQIETTEKHIQTMMAPRTLTPQELTATMSKLHESLVAVAGRLQSVHAKVQQQKEQYLNFRKYVLKDNTNVFDNIKENNKSNRSSISRITSGPTPFGPGNKNFLSSTTLNPNRPAGYETRNPLGLAWI; this is encoded by the exons ATGGCGTTTACATTCGGGACTCCAACGGTCACTTCTGCCAGTACGGGTTTCGGATttcaaaa GCCGGCGACAGGTTTCGGTAATACGTCGTTCGGTACTCCGACCACAACGTCCAGTACGTTAACGTTTGGAACTCTGTCCACTCCGACAACGTCTATAGGTCTTAACTTTGGATTTGGTACCCCACCAACCTCCACACTAGCACAATGTAGCGGAAATCTGCTTCTGGGATCCAATACAGCTACTACAACCACTGCTCCCAGTTTATTTTCCACTCCTACCACATCTGCGCCTGTATTTACGGGTCTCAGTTTTGGTGCACCAACTACGACAAATACTCTCACATTTGGTGCCACGTCTAACACAACAGCAACAGGAAATTTAACTTTTGGTACAGCCACTACTAACA CTTCTTTGTTTGGATCTGGAACTGGTACCACTTTATTGGGTGCTAAGCCAACAACAGCTCTTACTACTACAACTAGTACTAGTAAAGGACTAGGTGGTTTAGATGTTTCTGTCAGTAATAAGGGACTTTCTCAAGGAAGTAGTAGTTCAACAGCAGCTAAGGAGAATTTATTGCCAAACGAGCTCATGCAAACTATAGACAAATTCAA GGAgtttgtaaaaatacaaaaaggcCTATCGTCAGATATTGCAAGAGGGTCGGCGAGACCGTTGAATCGATGCGCAGAAGATACAGCATCTCTTATGGAAATGTTGTCCACTTTATCTGGCTCAGTGCAACGGGATCGTTCTTCGGCTGACAAGCTGAAGCAAGATACTGCGAAGGCATTGCAAAGCGCTGAGATAGCTCAAAGAACACATGATACACCGCCAGGGTTGCAATACGAAAATAATACACCCTTGCAATTCTTTATGGAATTAGCTGAAAGCTTCGAACAAGATTTGATGTTATTTAGATCACAAATTGAGACAACTGAGAAACACATACAAACTATGATGGCACCAAGAACATTAACGCCACAag aattgaCAGCAACCATGAGTAAACTTCACGAGTCTTTAGTCGCAGTCGCTGGCCGATTACAGAGTGTACACGCTAAAGTACAGCAACAGAAGGAACAGTATctcaattttagaaaatatgtatTGAAGGATAACACCAATGTTTTCGATAATATCAAGgagaataataaatctaatcgAAGCAGCATCAGCAGGATCACAAGTGGTCCCACTCCTTTCGGACCAg gaaataaaaactttttgtcCTCGACAACATTAAACCCGAACCGGCCAGCGGGTTACGAAACACGAAATCCTTTAG GTCTTGCCTGGATCTAG
- the LOC105833062 gene encoding nuclear pore complex protein Nup58 isoform X5: MAFTFGTPTVTSASTGFGFQKPATGFGNTSFGTPTTTSSTLTFGTLSTPTTSIGLNFGFGTPPTSTLAQCSGNLLLGSNTATTTTAPSLFSTPTTSAPVFTGLSFGAPTTTNTLTFGATSNTTATGNLTFGTATTNTSLFGSGTGTTLLGAKPTTALTTTTSTSKGLGGLDVSVSNKGLSQGSSSSTAAKENLLPNELMQTIDKFKEFVKIQKGLSSDIARGSARPLNRCAEDTASLMEMLSTLSGSVQRDRSSADKLKQDTAKALQSAEIAQRTHDTPPGLQYENNTPLQFFMELAESFEQDLMLFRSQIETTEKHIQTMMAPRTLTPQELTATMSKLHESLVAVAGRLQSVHAKVQQQKEQYLNFRKYVLKDNTNVFDNIKENNKSNRSSISRITSGPTPFGPD, translated from the exons ATGGCGTTTACATTCGGGACTCCAACGGTCACTTCTGCCAGTACGGGTTTCGGATttcaaaa GCCGGCGACAGGTTTCGGTAATACGTCGTTCGGTACTCCGACCACAACGTCCAGTACGTTAACGTTTGGAACTCTGTCCACTCCGACAACGTCTATAGGTCTTAACTTTGGATTTGGTACCCCACCAACCTCCACACTAGCACAATGTAGCGGAAATCTGCTTCTGGGATCCAATACAGCTACTACAACCACTGCTCCCAGTTTATTTTCCACTCCTACCACATCTGCGCCTGTATTTACGGGTCTCAGTTTTGGTGCACCAACTACGACAAATACTCTCACATTTGGTGCCACGTCTAACACAACAGCAACAGGAAATTTAACTTTTGGTACAGCCACTACTAACA CTTCTTTGTTTGGATCTGGAACTGGTACCACTTTATTGGGTGCTAAGCCAACAACAGCTCTTACTACTACAACTAGTACTAGTAAAGGACTAGGTGGTTTAGATGTTTCTGTCAGTAATAAGGGACTTTCTCAAGGAAGTAGTAGTTCAACAGCAGCTAAGGAGAATTTATTGCCAAACGAGCTCATGCAAACTATAGACAAATTCAA GGAgtttgtaaaaatacaaaaaggcCTATCGTCAGATATTGCAAGAGGGTCGGCGAGACCGTTGAATCGATGCGCAGAAGATACAGCATCTCTTATGGAAATGTTGTCCACTTTATCTGGCTCAGTGCAACGGGATCGTTCTTCGGCTGACAAGCTGAAGCAAGATACTGCGAAGGCATTGCAAAGCGCTGAGATAGCTCAAAGAACACATGATACACCGCCAGGGTTGCAATACGAAAATAATACACCCTTGCAATTCTTTATGGAATTAGCTGAAAGCTTCGAACAAGATTTGATGTTATTTAGATCACAAATTGAGACAACTGAGAAACACATACAAACTATGATGGCACCAAGAACATTAACGCCACAag aattgaCAGCAACCATGAGTAAACTTCACGAGTCTTTAGTCGCAGTCGCTGGCCGATTACAGAGTGTACACGCTAAAGTACAGCAACAGAAGGAACAGTATctcaattttagaaaatatgtatTGAAGGATAACACCAATGTTTTCGATAATATCAAGgagaataataaatctaatcgAAGCAGCATCAGCAGGATCACAAGTGGTCCCACTCCTTTCGGACCAg ATTAA